The Nicotiana tomentosiformis chromosome 2, ASM39032v3, whole genome shotgun sequence genome includes the window AAGGGGTACCTTCATTAAGCAATTGCCTTCTCAAAATATTCCTATTGTAAATAGCTGCATTTTGAAAGGTTGCACCAATTTCATTAGGGTCACCTTTAGATGGCCAACCTGTCTCAGAAATCTTAACTTCTAAACCATTAAATCCCATTCTTGCTATAGCAAATATGGCTGCATCCACTTGTGCATACAACATGTTGTCATAATGTAGTCTTGTGTAAGGATCAATCATCCCTTGATTGGAATTGAATAGCACATAGTCTAAGGAGATTTTGTTGGGATTGTCTTTATAGGCAAAATAAGGATATGCATTGATCCAAAAGGGTGCTCTTGTTGTAACCAAGAATTGCAAGAATTGTTGCATAATCCCATTAAGATCACTCCTAAAATTACCAGCTGAAGGTGGATAAGAGTTTGCTAAAACTGCTAGTGAATTAGGGGAAGAGACTTGAATGTATTGGCTGAGTCCTGTTTTAATAAGCGCTGAATGAATGTTAACCATTGCTGGCACAAGATATGTCATTAAAGATGTGTCTTCATCTGTGAAAATCTCGTTCCCTACCGCAATTCCTGTGATGTTTGTGGCTGGAAAATATGGCCTAATATGAGTAGTTACCCATTGAAGGGCTTGTTGCTGGTCACCTAATGTGGCTAGCATTTGATTTTCCACTGTCACAATTAGCTCTATATTGGAGTTGGCCAATGCTGTCAAGACTTGAGGATTTGTGTCATAAATTCTTGCCTTTGTTATCTTGAGAGCATGTAAAAGTTGAAGGACTTTTTCTGGTGGTGGTAAGTTGTTTGCAACTTGACCATAATTAATCCCAAGTGAATCTACTTCTCTAATAATGTTCAAACCTGTTATAATAATTCAATCTTAGTAATTAATCATAATGATGGTATTAAACAAGAAATAGCTAATTTAAACTATCTTGGAAAGGAAAGAAAGAATTGTTAAGTTACATACCtaataaaaggagaaaaaatgTTACAAGAATTTGCAAGAATGAAGTTCTTCTCAAAGGGCCATCCATGGTACAAgtaaacaaaagaaaataaataaagatgGAGTACTTCTGTTTCTTAGTAGAGAAGAGAGTAGAGAATTAAGGGGAGGGAAGAAAGATATGTGAAGGGAGGTATATATAGGCATCTATTTAGGTTTGACAATTCTTTTCTTTACTTGCTTGAATTTATGTTTTTTAGTAATATTTATTTGGGGTGGCAAAAATAAGTTGCCTTTGGTTTCTTATTAATTGCGGACAGGTTTTTGAATGACTTTGTCTCGTCATCTTAATTTTCTTGCCTCataggttctttaaatttggtttaccCCTATACTCCTTTAATTTGTTGTCTTTTCAAAGAGGTCACCCTTTAGTCCACTTGACAAGTATACCCTCCACACACTTTCTTCATTCAAAAGAAAACAGCTACTACTGTATAAGTTAGATTATTTTATTTGGCACCTAAGTGATAGGCAATCCCAAATATTTgggctattttacttactattaAGGAACAGAAAAGGGCTAAAACTGACCCTTACTTATTCGcttagatttaaaaaaaaaaaaatttaccttCATATACTATATGTGAAACTTTATTATGTGAAACTTTATTACCTTTCCTAATCAAGTTTTAGCTTAATTACATGACCacatataatttatcaattatatacaaactaattttaaatgagtattcttttatattaggaattgaataaggaattaATTATTCCCCATCCATGTTCTCTCTCcttctctcctctctctctccatctctctccccccccccctctctctctctctctcagtctCTCTATCTCTCCTTCTTtgttctttccccaatttttcctccTTTAATGTTCTTTACTTTTTATCCTTTAATGTTGTATAtagttttaatggaattcatcaatggatttcaatcgttttattatagagttttaacttagcaatttcctttgatgtagcacaattggtgttcaaattgaaattgtcaatcaataaattttgaaggtgtttgactctccaccattgacagccattaaaaagctttgaagctttgaattcgaatttaagttttcaaaaaccattatttgtttggattggatgttgttgcaaacaat containing:
- the LOC104092018 gene encoding glucan endo-1,3-beta-glucosidase 11-like → MDGPLRRTSFLQILVTFFLLLLGLNIIREVDSLGINYGQVANNLPPPEKVLQLLHALKITKARIYDTNPQVLTALANSNIELIVTVENQMLATLGDQQQALQWVTTHIRPYFPATNITGIAVGNEIFTDEDTSLMTYLVPAMVNIHSALIKTGLSQYIQVSSPNSLAVLANSYPPSAGNFRSDLNGIMQQFLQFLVTTRAPFWINAYPYFAYKDNPNKISLDYVLFNSNQGMIDPYTRLHYDNMLYAQVDAAIFAIARMGFNGLEVKISETGWPSKGDPNEIGATFQNAAIYNRNILRRQLLNEGTPLRPNVRLDIYVFALFNEDQKPGPTSERNYGLFQPDGTMAYNVGLLSTTSTTTSSTNSEPASASIFLTSSAPPMVKQVRYQSLANWMMFAYFCWLCKG